TTGGACGAAAGATCTTCTTACGTCCGTTGTGTATGAGAGCATATGTATTTTCATAGCCGTCATGTTGAACTGTTCTATCAAAGAGCCAAGGTCTTCCAAGTAAAATATGACTTACTTTAATGGGTAAGACCTCACACCATACAGACTCTTCAAAGTCCTTATAAAAAAGGAATGTTACCAAACAACAAAAACTTACCGGGATAGAAGTGTCATTAACCCATGCTACTCTGAATGGATTTGGATGTCTCTCtattttaaggtttagcttCTCAACAAGTTCTTGTGAAGCTATGTTCAAACTGCTACCTCCATCAATGATCATGGTGCCTTATATCCCTTGGCAAGAAATACGTGTTTGGAAAATGCTAGTACGTTGccaatcttcttctccttttacttTTAGGACGCTTAATAAAGGTTATACTACAAGACTGTCCTTCCGTCATACCATCATAGTAGTCACATtcttcactaacttcattttcATTGTAGGTCTCTTTTTCCTTTGGGTAACTTTCCAATCCAGATTCTGGTTCTTCAATACAAAAGTGTAAACCTTTGGTTGGGCATACAACAACATACTGACCATACCCACCACACTTAAAGCATGAAGGATTCACGTATACTTTTCTATCTCCAATACTCATTgaatttttacccttattaccATTTTTATGAGccacatttgaaatttttttagtgtTGTCCCCACCATTCACATGATTAGAAGTTCTGAAGTTTGATGTGCTTAAAGGTTTGCTTGGTGTCCTATTGGAGATAGTGCTCCCAATTTGTGAACTTGGATGCCTGGAAACCCGAAATTTGAGGctttcttctattttgaggGCTAATTGATAAACGTCATCTATGGTATAAGTGTGTGCAGCTATCATCTCAAGTTGAATCTCCATTTGAAGTCTAGCTTTATAGCGGGCTGCAAGTTGAACATCACTTTCCCGCACTTGATTTCGAATGCtcaattcatggaattcttCTGTATATTCTTCAACGGACTTGGTACCttgtttaagggaaaacaattttgtatacataagttgttcataatcagttgggagaaagtgctccttcatcttcaacttcatctcgTCCTATGTGTCAATAGGTGGTTGGCAAGTTCTATGAACTTGCTTCTCAATATTATGCCACCATAGACGTGCTGTTTCTTTCAACTTTGCCTTCACAAAATGAACATTTCTATTTTCGGGCATTGCATACCAATCAAAGTAATCTTCCATTGACATAATCCAATCAAGAAAAGTTGTTGGATTTagttttccataaaattaaGAAACTTCAAGACGTACATTTTTAGTCACATCATTATCTAGCTCAAAAAGTCTGGCCCTTCTTTGAGTCCCTATCATGAAACTGTCTTGTTCTTCCCGTGATTGATTTGGCGATTATCTAAATTGATGACTTGCAATCTCCTCTTCAATTGGTCGTTTTTCTTGACTCTTTTCTAATAACTTCATGATCTCATCAAGTTTGctatttagttgtattatagCATCTTGATGGGATTGTTGTGTGACTGAATTCCTTCCAAGTGTATTGTAGTAGCATCTTGATTGCTAGAAGTTTTTTTGGAACTCATGCTTGCATAAGTTGCTCCTTTCCTTAATTGCATATGCTTTCAAGCTAAGAACTTtcgctctgataccaaaattgttgtaggacaaccctaggatggttgcctacacttaAGGGTAGGTGGgatagggttttatttttagggtgtaaggaaagaaacaatgaataaattttaaggtaaagaaaattataagataagaaatagagagaaagaaaaaataatgaagaaaagatggaaaaccttagagtctcacctagaagaaaatcaatggagtgtcaccattgagggttgtaaccttgcaatgaaagaaagtatagtattattcatcaaattcattcctttgattcacattgattagcctatttataggcttctctaagaaattcaaagtctactaggactctaataacctattatgattctaattctaattataacatccaaagtctactaggactctagtAGCCTATCATGactaaaattctaattatattataactcaactagctaatcctaattagactctaacaaataccaatcccaatcaattctaattaatattaatcttacttaaagtttacttaggtcttcactttcttccttgaataaactttaaaaggctttcccccatcactAACtccatatttgtttgtttgttataTGTTGAAATGTAGCTAGTTTGATCCAAATTTAAATAGAACAacctatttaatatttatgtacTTTTGTGatttaccaaaaaaatgaagatggtaaaaaaaaaaaaaaaaaaaaaaaaggaagaaaaggaaatgaaaaaataaagaaaaaggaaagaaaaggagagtTGGGACTAGGGTTTGGGGTGAATGCAAAGATGAAGATGTTAGGCAAGACTCTGTACATCCCATGAGGGTTAAGACTCTTTTGAGCCCAGTTGTGGGCATATAAATGCAAGTTGTGAATTTGCTACTTAgagataatagtttttaatttttttttttgtttttttttatgggggATGATGTTGAAGAAATCAAGACATGCTATGGTTGCTTAAGAGCACAAAATTGATGGAGAAATAGATGATTTTTCTTTCCTCCTTTGTGAGGATACTAGGTGGTTGTTCTCACAAGTTTTTTCTTTAGAAGAATCttaatattattcatttgtgaaattgaaaaaatgttttttttttaagagagaaAATATGCAATTTCATAATAGACTAATAGAGTTAAGttcatatttttgaaaattaggtTTAAGAAAGCCAATAGTAGTATGATGGGATAAGAAGCTTAGGTGGTATTAGTTAAGTGGGTTACCATATTAGTAGaaattgtaaagaaaaatagaatttccttagaaattaaaagaaaagtaatCGAGTTGACGATAAAATCATCTAAGAAAAGAGGGTTACCTATGTTGAGTTCTAATTATGGTAAATTTTTAAGATTATGGTGATAGAAAGAGTGGTTAAAGAGTTTgctaaaaattggaatttgttAAGATAACGGTAATggttattaattcaaaatatagaaaattgttcttaaaaatatatttacatggCTAGAGTTGGTTTGATAATTATCAAACGGTTGCCTCAATTAAAgccatttgaattttgaattacatAAGTTATAATTATTAGTGGGACATTTCGTTGTCAACCTAGTTCTTATATTACTAGATGAATGACATGCATGGAAGGCCAAGGCTCAAACATGGGTCTTTTGTGTGCATGGAGTGGCCTCTTGGCCATTAAGCCAATTACAATTTGAATTGAAACATATATACTAGTACCTATTGTAGACCTTCCATTTTGCCCTACTAGCACATTTTCTATTACGTGTATATTTGATACTTTATAATAATTCTCTGGTGACCCATTGGGCACCACCATAGGCTCATTttggcaccctaggcccatttagatgcacttggcccatCAGAAACACTCCTAGGTCACTTGACACATTTCTAATCACCCTGCATCACTTAGATACTTTTtcacctaggtcacttagatgtttttttgggtttaattccctaagattaatttcttgattgcTAGATGTTTGAGATTAGGTGAgtatttggcttgattttgattttgattgcttGAGATGAATTTTCGATATTTAATTgtcaatttgatattttgtttcttttttaaaattttattttattttttattgtgttttagtttaatatttagattattaataatatgcatttgatatttatttatttttcttattttatttatttattcacctacttatttattttgagaaaatttgcATGTGATTATTGatcttatcttattattattattattattttgataaattattttttattttattttatttttgtttatttatttattttgaaacgtttcaatgtaattttttttatgaatagtttttttgataagttattattattattattgttgttgttgttgttgttattattattatttatttctttactttatgttttttaattatttattttattttattttattcaatttattttattttcatttcttttcttaaatgtttattttatttacttaaaaaaaaagagttggaAAAGTAAAAACCGAGtgcataaaaaaaagaaaaagaaaaaaaaaggctgatattttttaaaatggaaggGTGCAGAAAATGAggcttaaataataataataataataataataataataataataataataataataataataataaaataataaataataaataaaaataaaaattccaaggGTCGTTggctaaaagaagaaaaacagaagtTTGGAGTGGTTGGTGCACTGAGAAAGCACCCCtccaaagaagaaaaacttaaaaGTTATTGAAATAATTGGTGTGTCTTTCTCTTAATCTAGATCGTTGTTCCTTGGATTTAGATTGGTGatctttgatatataatagtaaaaataaaaaaataaaaaaaatttcggGACTCGGGTGCTTCAATTATTGATTTCATTGTGGTAAAGAAGAAAGAAGGCTTTGGATTGGACTGGCTTCATGAATTTGAAGTTGTTCCAATGCTGAATTACAGAGATATGTTGGAGGGTCGGTCCTGTCTGTTTTCAAGGGCATTATCGAGCTCCTTGCGTGAACAAGAAAGCAATTGGTCTCACATGACTTATCGGGTCGAGAAAAAAGAGAAACGCCCATTAGAAATTGACGCAGAAGAAGAACTCCAAGTTGAAGATGCAAATGGAAAGTGCCTACCACATATTGATGcctaaatatttcttttgattctttatGCCCACGTGTAAAATTTGGTCTTCGCAAATtctcttttaaataattttgattttaaaaaaaaaaatcttatttttatttagattctcaaaataatttttccaaaatttcattgtttcgaaatttaatttttcgaagttccattttcaaaaattccaatttttccaaaagttcaaattttaaattcaatgttccaaaatttcattctcaaacaaatttttaaaaattctaatttcaaatttatttatttatttttatttccattctcaaaataatttttccaaaatttcattttttcgaaatttaattttctaaaatatcattttcgaaatttccaaattttccaaaatttcaatttttaaattcaatgctccaaaatttcattctcaaaataattttctaaaattattatttcaaatttatttatttattttaaaattcattctcaaaataatttttccaaaattttatttttcgaaatttaattttctaaaattccattttcgaaatttccaatttttcctaaagttcaatttttaaagtcaatgttccaaaatttcattctcaaaataattttctaaaattgtaatttcaaatttatttatttatttttatttccattctcaaaataatttttccaaaatttcattttttcaaaatttcattttccgaaattccatttttgaattttccaatttttttaaaagttcaatttttaaattcaatgttccaaaatttcattctcaaaataattttctaaaattctgatttcaaatttatttatttatttttattcccatcctcaaaatgatttttccaaaatttcattttttcaaaatttaattttccgaaattgCATTAATAgcatattaattaattactaaatGATCTTTTTGCAAAGCAAAAGACTCGATAATGGTTGGAGAAGTGTTGTTCTTCTCTatgcaaaacaaataatttgattctcttaattttaggatattttcctatatgttagaaatactaatgttgaagatttaaaaaataaatttaggttATCTTTAGTTCctgaaaagtattaaggaaagaaagaaatcataagaaaaatgatttttatcatatttggttttattatgaaaaatatgaaatatgttagTCTTTTGCTTGAATTTGACTTTCTTGGAGCCTGGGATAGCCTCAATTCTTTTAATTAGCTTTTAACACCATTATTATTGGAACTCTCTTAGAGttcttatatcttatataacAGTTACCGCTACTTTCTGAtttgaagaatagaaaattagATATGTACCCAAAAGCATactcaatattttaaataacacTAATTACTATCTTACAAAGACTCTAATGAAATATTCATGTAATTTTATTTCGATACCTattatctttaaaatcaattctcatcttcatttcacttgagaccttgttattttaatttctaaaactctCATAAAATAGATTCTTTTAGTGGCGGAACCAGTTAAGGCCCAGGGTACCTACCCTCCCTGAAAATGTTAAGTGCCTCcttgaaaatgttaaaaatgtaaatatccaTTTCTTGGTACAGGAATCGAACCTAAGATTCAAGGCTAAGCCATTGAGCTAAGGCTCACATTCTTTATAAGtgacataatttatatatattttaaaagttgaccTCCTTAAACTAAAGAAGCCAGTCTTTTTCGACAATTGTAacaccacacacacacacacacatagagAAAAAGTACTTGTGATATAATTTGAAAGATAGAGTGATATGAATTTAAACAAGGTAGCACCATGTATTATTCTcaaaccaaacatattgatgcGATGAAAATGCCTCAACAATCAACTAGTTGTGTGGTTGGTTATTCCATACAAACTTTAAATTAGGCCTCAACAGGCTTTATCCAGTGGGTCACAAAATTTGGCCCATAAAGACCGTCTGTATTTGCCCTGAGAAGACAAAATACGCAAgcaatattattaacaatatccCTTCTGCTATAAAAAACTGCAAACTTCTTCTTGAATTGGCGATATTCAAACGTGCAAGTGAACTTTGTAGGATGAGTGATTACATCCAACACAGTAATTCTAAATCTCCACTCAAAATATTGGCCAGGCCACAAAACATGAGTCCCAAGATCATCGTCGTAAGACCAACAATGAATTTTAAGACTCTCTCGTGTGTCCATCTCGTTTATAATTCTATATGTACGTTTCGGATTAATCCAATCGATGAATCCTTGCTCTTTGTAGCCTTGTAGGGAGTTTGCGAAGATGATTGGAATGTGTGAGAGAGTCATCACAAATGATATGAGCAATATCACGTTGGTCATACTTGGATTGGATTTGCCACCCATGCTTggatttgattaattatttCTATGTAATTTTCTCTACAACACCCCTTTACTTATATAGCTCAAAGAATCAGTTTACAACTCATATAATGCACTTGAATTTAAGACACAAAAACGTTATTTAAGGATTAATGTGAAGCAAATGcaatgataaattaaaacatggggTTTAATTTTACGTTTATGTTTATGTCTATATTCATTCATTTAGTTATTGTGtgattcttcttcatttttatcaaatttatattcattaattccTGTTTTGGTGTATGCCAATTATTGGCCCTATGCTAcgtatcaatttttttttattatgctaTTTTCATTGATATTGTACAATTTATGAAaaggttaatattttttataataatgaaTACAGGGATGAAAACTGAAGTTGGTTTAAATGCTTTTGCCTTGATGTATATTTATTCCTCCATGAATTACCATTGATAAgtagtataaaaaattaattgattaatcaaaGTTCTAGTAATTTTGTGTTATTGAATTTTAAGGTTAGTGAAGTAATTAAGTAGAAATTAATACTACATTATTTCAAGTTTTACTaaacatttaattttagaaattaatattttattcaaaggGGGTGAGATAATAGctatatttggaaaaaaaatagctTCTAGACATTGAAAATTACTCATATAAcattattttgacatttttaccctaactttttatccaaaaaatgcTTGATATGAGATagtgattaaaatattattgaagaCTAGTTTTGTCCAAAAGAGGTTTTTAAAAGATGGAGGTCATTATTTCACATTTGCTTTTTTAATGtcacttttaatcaaataaccttaaattttatcatgtgagttaaaaataaaataaaaactttcaacCACAAGAACAATTTTCTTGCaaaaaaaaagacagaaaaCTATGAAGAAGAAAGCATatgaaaaagaatttatcatGCCCCCtgcacacacacatacacactcctaatactaataaaataattttaatatattaaggaAACATGATCTTGGTTTAATTAAGACTCCTACACTATCTTCCTTAAACCAAGGTCTTCAAATTTCATGATGCTCATCATGTTCTTCATCTTGAACAATGTTTTCATCTTGATTGGTTTCATAAAAATGTTCAAAACTTGATATTTTGAAGAACAAGACTttaagcataatttttttttttttttttttttttttatgtttcctcAACTTATGAATATAGTGAAACATGATTTTGCTTATTCCATGAAAAATTGGATTCTTGGTCAATGTGATCGTTGATttactataataataataataaaaatctttgTGAAAACTTCTTGAGTATGCTTTAAATAAGATTTGACACAATCATACCCTTTGTAGTTCTAATATACTCAATTTCTTTTGTTGACAAAGAAAGAACTAATCTATGCATAACCTAAAGtagtttttcacttttttacaTCACCTACTCAACTTTATTTGTGTATCTAATAAAGTCAATGTTGTTAAcatatacttaaaaaatatcattattttgtgTACTTTTAATATATCATAGGATATTGTTTTGCTGTTTGTAAGTGAAATTGATCTGGAGACTTCATGAACTTACTTACAAGtctaaattcatatatatatatatattaaactttattatttagCTAGTATAGAAATAATGTTATTGTATGTAGATTTTTTGTTCttgtagaatttatttatttgttatatgtTGAAATGTAGCTAATTggatcaaaatattaatagaacaacctaatatttatgTACTTTTGTGATTtacccaaaaaaacaaagatagtaaaaaagaaaggaaatggaagaaaaggaaatgaaaaagggAAAGTTGGGCTTTGGGTTTTCCATCCTAAAATAATAGCATTTTCAAAACCCAACAATGGGAAATATGATAATCAACTTTTATTATGAaaagttttatcatttttgtgcaCTCTGAGGTGACTCTATCTTTTGTGTCCAAATTGCCTCTTCGTTTTTCCAGCTCAGCATTCTTAGTAGCATCCCAACCTCTATATCACACTCTCTTATTTGGAAGTTTTCTCTCATATTGCTTTATTCCCGAAAACCCAAAATCTCTCAATTCAATTCAGaaacccaaatccaaaactccaaGACGATGTCAAAATGAGCCTTTCGGCTTGTAGGAGCCATGAGAGTCCAAGAGAATCTAGAAAAAATGAACTGGAGCTTGGGTTGAAAGAGTGGGTACCCAAAAATCTAAAGCCTAACCTCCAAATGTGTCATAGACTCGCAAATTTGTGTCCAAGATAGCTATATTAACAAGAAATAGCATCAAACATATCTCCTAGACCATTAAATCGGCGAAGCCCTTGAAGAATAAGAGGAAATGGTATATAAAATGAAGCACAGGAGACTCTTAAAGTATTAGGTCCCAACGAACCGGTCGAACGGTCCTCGACCAGACCTCGCCggtgactgtaccttaggtactaccttaatagcccttaggtacgaccttaatctaccttaggtactaccttagttaaacttagGTATAACCTGTGTGAAGcctcaaaaattcatttatggatattacttacttcatttgtgacctttagagcatgccattttatgattaattagtGTGATTAGTTGGTTCAactttggtattttggtgactgtaccttaggtactaccttaatagccctaagatactaccttaatctaccttaagtactaccttaaccgaccttaggtactacctaagtaaaacttgggtactacctatctGAAGTCTCGAAACTTtatttgtggatattacttacttcatttgcgACCCTAAGAGCAcgtcattatgtgattaattagtgtggtcaattggttcatctttggtattttggtgactgtaccttaggtactatcttaatagccttaaggtactaccttaatctaccttaggtactactttaactaaccttaggtactacctaagtaaaacttgggtactacctatctGAAGTCTCAGAACTTtatttgtggatattacttacttcatttatgacccttAGAGCAcgtcattatgtgattaattagtgtggtTAATTGGttcatctttaatattttggtgactataccttaggtactaccttaatagccttaaggtactaccttaatctactttaagtactaccttaaccgatcTTAGGTACTAATCAAGTAAAACTTGGGTACTACTTATCTGAAGCCTCAgaacttcatttgtggatattCCTTACTGCATTCTCAACCAGACCTTGACTGGGAAAGGGTAATCGGTCGATcgattttatgtttaaaactGAAAAAGACACCAACCTACTCCTAGACAGTTGAATGAgcttaactaaggtagtacctaaggtacaatcaccaaaataccaaagaTGAACCAATCGACCaaactaattaatcacataatgacgtgttctaagggtcacaaatgaagtaagtaatattCACAAATAAAGTTTCGAGACTTCAAATAGATAGTACCAAAGTTTTACTTAGGTAgtactgattactacccaaaaagtgttattttgtgcctttaattcattatgttttaagcacttttgtgtagtagttctccatttttattccaattggcatgttaaggacctagcaatgacttctaatcatatttgtggctagttttagtgttttgacagctttttggatcattaagacaagccaagcaaaggagagaagcaaagaggagaaaagcaaagaggaaaatagagtgaagaaaatagaggacagcagctgcagtcttccttcgcacttttggagcacttcccgaagtccattttctacatgctatataccatttcaaatctcaggaagtcaagaatccaatgcttcaaatggtgcgcgattcggagttgaaatgaaggagttacagccattggaatcca
The window above is part of the Vitis riparia cultivar Riparia Gloire de Montpellier isolate 1030 chromosome 12, EGFV_Vit.rip_1.0, whole genome shotgun sequence genome. Proteins encoded here:
- the LOC117926833 gene encoding S-protein homolog 24-like — translated: MGGKSNPSMTNVILLISFVMTLSHIPIIFANSLQGYKEQGFIDWINPKRTYRIINEMDTRESLKIHCWSYDDDLGTHVLWPGQYFEWRFRITVLDVITHPTKFTCTFEYRQFKKKFAVFYSRRDIVNNIACVFCLLRANTDGLYGPNFVTHWIKPVEA